The Tolypothrix sp. NIES-4075 DNA window CTCGATTGAGGGAATTAAATGAGCGTATCTGTCTACCCCATATCTGCGGTTATATTTTGCTTGGGGTAGGTTAAACTTTCTTGCTTTCTCCTGTTTGGCAAGCATCTGAGCAATTACCCAGTCGGGAGCTATTTCTATTTGGCGTTCAGATGGACTACAGCCGGGAAGCCATTTGTAATTTCTACCCTCTGGATGAAAGGATGGGGGAAGGATTGAGGCTAGATTTTTGCCTCGAAATTCCAGATGTTCATCCTTCCCAGTTTTGATTTTGCGAGATTTTACTTCCCAAGCTTTTGAATTTGGGATGAGGTATAAACGCTGGCTCCGATATTTCCTTCCAGAGGTAAATGCAATTGTGGGAGGAAGGTATTTTTGAGCGCGTTCGTGTAACGACTCCATAGGAGTATCGCACAACGACTCCGTAGGAACATCGGTTGCTTCGGCGGGTATTATCTGGTTGAGTTCTTCTGGTTCTGTATGTTCGTTAATTTGGATAATTTGTCGCCAGGAGGTTTCCCCGTCGCAGTCAATAGCTACTAAGTACCCTTGAGGATG harbors:
- a CDS encoding bifunctional DNA primase/polymerase yields the protein MHAQIRHLVSSLDNLPEEWRIVPTFGKRPLGKEWEKNTYSPRELQAELVRRSLKVWTNNRLITPTGVALVCGSNHPQGYLVAIDCDGETSWRQIIQINEHTEPEELNQIIPAEATDVPTESLCDTPMESLHERAQKYLPPTIAFTSGRKYRSQRLYLIPNSKAWEVKSRKIKTGKDEHLEFRGKNLASILPPSFHPEGRNYKWLPGCSPSERQIEIAPDWVIAQMLAKQEKARKFNLPQAKYNRRYGVDRYAHLIPSIETNIQTALVLLEVIHPRFADDYHSWIQVGMALHSVSPILFKAWDTWSQLSPKYKSGECTYKWQSFNKTGITIRTLFRLANLS